A genomic stretch from Edaphobacter aggregans includes:
- a CDS encoding LytR/AlgR family response regulator transcription factor, which yields MPASERPDKITTVIVDDEPLARSNLAVLLRLDPKIEIVAECGSGVDAPALIRNAKPDLVFLDVQMPECDGFDVLELLGKDVPPAIVFVTAYDQYALRAFEAGALDYLLKPFDNARFDLALDRAKQKIKLGKDLPEKLERLAIKSAGRVSFLRASEIDWIEAADYYACLHVGQRTHMLRRSISELEQDLDSATFCRIHRSTIVNMNHVRGLKLNEDGEYEVLLENGTKLRLSRSYRKQLQNRLGVSNSQTS from the coding sequence GTGCCCGCATCAGAACGACCCGACAAAATAACCACGGTCATTGTGGACGACGAACCACTCGCGCGAAGCAATCTCGCCGTGCTCCTGCGCCTCGATCCGAAGATTGAAATCGTAGCCGAATGCGGCTCCGGCGTAGACGCACCTGCACTAATCCGCAACGCCAAACCCGACCTTGTCTTCCTCGACGTCCAGATGCCCGAGTGCGACGGCTTCGACGTACTCGAACTTCTTGGCAAAGATGTCCCCCCAGCCATCGTCTTCGTAACCGCCTACGATCAATACGCACTACGCGCCTTCGAAGCCGGAGCACTCGACTACCTCTTGAAGCCATTCGACAACGCGCGATTCGATCTCGCCCTCGACCGTGCAAAACAAAAAATCAAACTCGGCAAAGATCTCCCAGAAAAACTCGAACGCCTCGCCATCAAGAGCGCCGGCCGTGTCTCGTTCCTGCGAGCCTCCGAGATCGATTGGATCGAAGCCGCCGACTACTACGCCTGCCTTCACGTCGGACAGCGAACACACATGTTGCGTCGCAGCATATCTGAACTCGAGCAAGACCTGGACTCAGCGACGTTCTGCCGCATCCACCGTTCAACCATCGTCAACATGAATCACGTCCGTGGCCTAAAGCTCAACGAAGACGGCGAATATGAAGTGCTGCTCGAAAACGGAACTAAACTTCGACTAAGTCGGAGTTATCGCAAGCAACTACAAAATCGTTTGGGAGTTAGTAACTCGCAAACGTCGTGA
- a CDS encoding sensor histidine kinase, which yields MDKHTRAQSQQWFWIAAIWSAVGLFDATQNVFVMRAEGMHHNWGRLFIALLIGWLPWALATPTVLRLGRRYPPIQWRPISRWIRHLAACTAIGLISAAWTAALEKLMNPYANMPGPGTYSRLFLEKFYSGLLSYLVLYITILLASHMLDSRERLALEQTETARLNEQLSKAQLSALRRQIEPHFLFNTLNSIAGLVREKRTDAAVTMIVELSDFMRRVLEDSNRQQVPLGEELEFARKYLEIQKARFVERLQCTVNVPNDLLLAQVPTLILQPMVENAIKHGIAKRAQGGSVRILASRSNDMLTLSVYNDGPGLPANNETQTGIGISNIRTRLQSLYGDDFKLNMQNQAPGGVEVSVSVPFKE from the coding sequence ATGGACAAGCACACACGCGCGCAATCGCAACAATGGTTCTGGATTGCAGCCATCTGGTCCGCCGTCGGGCTGTTCGATGCCACGCAGAACGTCTTCGTCATGCGCGCCGAAGGCATGCACCACAACTGGGGACGCCTCTTCATAGCCTTGTTGATCGGCTGGCTGCCATGGGCACTTGCGACGCCGACGGTGCTTCGCCTCGGTCGCCGTTACCCTCCCATACAGTGGAGACCCATCTCAAGATGGATCAGGCATCTTGCCGCCTGCACCGCCATTGGCCTCATCTCCGCCGCATGGACCGCCGCCCTGGAAAAGTTGATGAACCCATACGCCAACATGCCAGGGCCCGGAACTTATTCAAGGCTCTTTTTGGAGAAGTTCTACAGCGGACTTCTCTCGTACTTGGTCCTCTACATTACGATCCTTCTGGCTAGTCACATGCTCGACTCACGCGAGCGTCTCGCCCTCGAACAAACCGAGACCGCGCGCCTCAACGAGCAGCTCTCAAAGGCCCAACTCAGCGCCCTCCGCAGACAAATCGAGCCGCACTTCCTCTTCAACACACTCAACTCCATCGCCGGTCTCGTCCGCGAAAAGAGAACCGACGCAGCCGTAACCATGATCGTCGAGCTAAGCGACTTCATGCGCCGCGTCCTCGAAGATTCCAATCGTCAACAAGTACCCCTCGGCGAAGAACTCGAGTTCGCGCGGAAGTATCTCGAAATCCAGAAAGCCCGCTTCGTCGAGCGCCTCCAGTGCACCGTGAACGTCCCCAACGACCTTCTTCTCGCCCAAGTCCCGACACTCATCCTGCAACCCATGGTCGAAAACGCCATCAAACACGGCATCGCAAAACGAGCCCAGGGAGGCTCAGTCCGCATCCTCGCGTCTCGCTCCAACGACATGCTCACCCTCAGCGTTTACAACGACGGCCCCGGCCTTCCCGCGAACAATGAGACCCAAACCGGAATCGGAATCTCGAACATCCGAACCCGCTTGCAAAGCCTCTACGGAGACGACTTCAAACTGAACATGCAAAACCAGGCCCCCGGCGGTGTAGAAGTCTCCGTCTCCGTACCCTTCAAGGAGTAG
- a CDS encoding cytochrome P460 family protein: MKECGAILTSMISKVILGMFSMAMVAAPAYLREYVVPPPPPPSVVPEYTGDGQMKLPEHYREWVYLTTGFDMSYSTGGMQMDHHMFDNVFVNPEAYRAFVETGRWPDRTMFVLEVRRAEGRGSINQKGNYQGSEIMGLEVHVKDEARFPGKWAFFGFDDGKTAKMTPTTASCYSCHSEHGAVDTTFVQFYPTLLPIAKSKGTFAEGYLKEMAVPVQK, from the coding sequence ATGAAAGAGTGTGGCGCGATACTTACCAGCATGATCAGCAAAGTGATTCTTGGCATGTTCAGCATGGCGATGGTAGCGGCGCCGGCTTACCTTCGCGAGTATGTGGTTCCACCACCACCTCCGCCGAGCGTTGTTCCGGAGTATACGGGCGACGGGCAGATGAAGTTGCCCGAGCACTATCGGGAGTGGGTCTATCTGACGACCGGGTTCGACATGAGCTACAGCACCGGGGGGATGCAGATGGATCACCACATGTTCGACAACGTGTTTGTGAATCCTGAGGCGTACCGAGCCTTTGTGGAGACAGGCAGGTGGCCGGACAGGACGATGTTTGTGCTTGAGGTTCGCCGCGCTGAGGGAAGAGGCTCGATCAACCAGAAGGGCAATTATCAGGGGTCAGAGATCATGGGGCTTGAGGTGCATGTGAAGGATGAAGCACGCTTTCCGGGTAAGTGGGCGTTCTTCGGCTTTGATGACGGCAAGACGGCAAAGATGACTCCGACGACGGCTAGTTGCTACAGCTGCCATAGCGAACATGGTGCGGTTGATACTACGTTCGTGCAGTTCTATCCGACACTGCTGCCGATTGCGAAGAGTAAGGGGACGTTTGCGGAGGGGTATTTGAAGGAGATGGCGGTGCCGGTGCAGAAGTAG
- a CDS encoding capsule assembly Wzi family protein, whose protein sequence is MKFGLFVCTIVLLSSPFVDCFAQSAGCKDMLVFPSRYLGPLGSTYVPVDNWIYPAMVRLQGLGYVDTAYLGMRPWTRLSIVNMLVETAGKIADVDDDSEACKIFHALQRELEPDVEQFNGPREPNVLFETAYTRPLGIAGTPLRNSFHLGQTIINDYGRPYAEGFNNITGFSGRSEYRRFALYFRGEYQHAPSTAGYSTELSTLLSNIDGISFADNPRQDTIPTGPIPAANYFRIIEANASYTWGNHSFSFGKNDHWLGPAKGGSFLWSNNAENIYAFQIDRVEPLQIPLLSRLTGPFRYQFFVGSLKGHTTPNGPWVHVEKVSFKPTENLEFGFARSVIWGGKGHVPITIHTFLRSFFSLSNVSLDEKLSRDDPGARFGSFDFSYRLPYLRRWLTLYTDSFAHDDVNPISAPRRAAIRPGIYLSQFPGARHLDFRVEAASTDPPTSRSNGGDFIYTELVQKQGYTNKGFIMGDWIGRESKGGQAWLTYHLSPEEQVQIEYRNAKAAKDFIPGGTTQNSFLISGVKKIHKDFEVQSWLQYERWKAPVYKPGLQSNTSIAVQITWFPDIKK, encoded by the coding sequence GTGAAGTTCGGTCTGTTCGTTTGCACAATTGTTCTGCTCAGTTCACCCTTCGTCGATTGTTTCGCACAGAGTGCTGGTTGTAAGGACATGCTGGTTTTCCCTAGCCGGTACCTTGGGCCTTTGGGCTCGACCTATGTGCCAGTTGATAACTGGATCTATCCAGCGATGGTTCGCCTGCAGGGGCTTGGCTATGTCGATACGGCCTATCTTGGAATGCGCCCTTGGACTCGCTTGAGTATCGTAAATATGCTCGTTGAGACTGCGGGCAAGATTGCTGATGTTGACGACGATTCAGAAGCCTGCAAGATCTTTCATGCTCTGCAACGGGAGCTGGAACCGGATGTGGAGCAGTTTAATGGGCCGCGCGAGCCGAATGTGCTGTTTGAGACTGCCTATACCCGGCCACTGGGTATCGCAGGCACGCCGCTGCGTAATAGCTTTCACCTTGGGCAAACCATCATCAATGACTATGGCAGGCCTTATGCAGAAGGCTTCAACAACATAACCGGCTTCAGCGGCCGCAGCGAGTATCGACGGTTTGCCCTGTATTTTCGTGGGGAATACCAGCATGCTCCCAGTACCGCAGGTTATTCCACCGAACTCAGCACCTTGCTGTCGAACATCGATGGCATCTCGTTCGCGGATAATCCCAGGCAAGACACTATTCCCACTGGACCGATTCCTGCGGCAAATTACTTTCGGATCATCGAAGCGAACGCTTCTTATACCTGGGGGAACCACTCGTTTTCTTTTGGGAAGAACGATCATTGGCTTGGGCCTGCGAAGGGTGGCAGCTTTCTTTGGAGCAACAACGCGGAGAATATCTATGCCTTTCAGATCGACCGCGTTGAACCTTTGCAAATTCCCCTTCTTTCTCGGCTCACGGGGCCATTCCGCTACCAATTTTTCGTGGGCAGCTTGAAAGGACACACTACGCCGAATGGTCCGTGGGTCCACGTTGAGAAGGTCAGCTTCAAGCCTACCGAGAACTTGGAATTCGGTTTTGCGCGATCCGTCATCTGGGGAGGGAAAGGCCATGTTCCGATTACGATTCATACCTTCTTGAGGAGTTTTTTCAGTCTCTCGAATGTTTCGCTGGACGAAAAGCTGTCTCGAGATGATCCGGGCGCGCGTTTTGGTTCCTTTGATTTTTCCTATCGCCTACCTTACCTGCGCAGATGGCTTACTTTGTATACCGATTCGTTTGCGCACGATGATGTCAATCCAATCAGTGCGCCTCGTCGCGCGGCCATTCGTCCGGGGATTTACCTGTCGCAGTTTCCGGGAGCGAGACATCTGGACTTTCGGGTAGAGGCGGCGAGCACGGATCCTCCGACGAGCAGAAGCAATGGCGGCGATTTTATTTATACAGAGCTTGTCCAAAAGCAGGGCTATACCAACAAAGGATTCATCATGGGGGACTGGATTGGCCGCGAGTCAAAGGGTGGGCAGGCATGGCTCACGTACCATCTTTCGCCCGAGGAGCAGGTGCAGATTGAATATCGTAATGCCAAAGCGGCGAAAGATTTTATTCCCGGTGGCACGACGCAGAATAGTTTTCTAATCTCCGGGGTCAAGAAGATTCACAAGGATTTTGAAGTGCAAAGTTGGTTGCAGTACGAACGGTGGAAGGCACCTGTTTACAAGCCAGGACTGCAAAGCAATACGAGCATTGCGGTGCAGATTACCTGGTTTCCGGATATCAAGAAGTGA